A genomic window from Microbaculum marinisediminis includes:
- the thiD gene encoding bifunctional hydroxymethylpyrimidine kinase/phosphomethylpyrimidine kinase, with protein sequence MTAIAVTIAGSDSGGGAGIQADLKTFSALGVYGASVIAALTAQNTRGVTGIHDVPPEFVRAQIDAVFSDLAVDAVKIGMLSQPDTIRAVAEGLAAHNVETIVLDPVMVAQSGDVLLREEAIAVLRADLVPMALVVTPNLPEAARLLDCEEAATEDEMRDQGARLLGLGPKAVLMKGGHGTGAESVDLLVTAAGVTRLAAPRIATENTHGTGCTLSSAIAAGLARGLTLEHAVEGAKAYLTDALRAADRISIGHGHGPVHHFHAVWGARTGVQP encoded by the coding sequence ATGACGGCGATCGCGGTCACCATCGCGGGCTCGGATTCGGGCGGCGGCGCCGGCATCCAGGCCGATCTCAAGACCTTCTCCGCGCTCGGCGTCTACGGCGCCTCGGTGATCGCGGCGCTGACCGCGCAGAACACGCGCGGGGTGACGGGCATCCACGACGTGCCGCCGGAATTCGTGCGCGCGCAGATCGACGCGGTTTTCTCCGACCTCGCCGTCGACGCGGTGAAGATCGGCATGCTGAGCCAGCCCGACACGATCCGCGCCGTCGCCGAAGGGCTCGCCGCCCACAACGTCGAGACCATCGTGCTCGATCCGGTGATGGTGGCCCAGAGCGGCGACGTGCTGTTGCGCGAGGAGGCGATCGCCGTCCTGCGTGCCGACCTGGTGCCGATGGCGCTCGTCGTCACGCCCAACCTGCCCGAGGCGGCCAGGCTGCTCGACTGCGAAGAGGCGGCCACCGAGGACGAGATGCGCGACCAGGGCGCGCGCCTGCTCGGGCTCGGACCGAAGGCCGTGCTGATGAAGGGCGGGCATGGCACCGGCGCGGAGTCGGTCGACCTGCTGGTGACGGCCGCGGGCGTCACGCGTCTGGCTGCGCCGCGCATTGCCACCGAGAACACGCACGGCACGGGCTGCACGCTGTCGTCGGCCATCGCCGCCGGCCTTGCCCGCGGCCTGACGCTGGAACACGCCGTCGAGGGGGCGAAGGCCTATCTGACGGACGCGCTCAGGGCGGCGGACCGGATCTCCATCGGCCACGGCCACGGGCCGGTCCACCACTTCCATGCCGTGTGGGGCGCCAGGACTGGAGTGCAACCATGA
- a CDS encoding threonine ammonia-lyase — MNPGITSIPSFDDLQAAAERLAGVAVKTPLIRSPVLDALTGGTVLLKPETLQRTGSFKFRGAYNAIAGLDSAQREQGIVTCSSGNHAQGVAAAAALFGVPATIIMPEDAPRLKRERTESYGARVVPYDRATGDRDAIAADVVAETGGVFVAPYDDAGVICGQGTTGIEIVGQAGEMGFEPDTVLVPCGGGGLTAGVSLAVKSLSPSTSVITVEPEGFDDHARSFRSGHRERNPEKSGSICDSLLANQPGALTFEVNRSRVAGGLAVSDEEALAAVAFAWRELKLVVEPGGAVALAAVLSGKVETKGRTIAVVLSGGNADPTVFARAVGVS; from the coding sequence ATGAACCCGGGCATCACATCGATACCGTCCTTCGACGATCTCCAGGCCGCCGCCGAGCGGCTTGCGGGCGTTGCCGTCAAGACGCCGCTGATCCGCTCGCCGGTGCTCGACGCACTGACCGGCGGAACGGTGCTGCTGAAGCCGGAAACGCTGCAGCGGACGGGATCGTTCAAGTTTCGCGGCGCCTATAACGCCATTGCCGGCCTCGACAGCGCGCAGCGCGAGCAGGGCATCGTCACGTGCTCGTCGGGCAACCACGCGCAGGGCGTCGCCGCCGCGGCCGCCCTGTTCGGGGTGCCGGCGACGATCATCATGCCGGAGGACGCGCCGCGCCTGAAACGCGAACGCACCGAGTCCTACGGCGCGCGCGTCGTGCCCTACGACCGGGCGACGGGCGACCGCGACGCGATCGCCGCCGACGTGGTGGCGGAGACCGGCGGCGTGTTCGTCGCGCCCTATGACGACGCCGGCGTGATCTGCGGGCAGGGGACCACCGGCATCGAGATCGTCGGCCAGGCCGGCGAGATGGGCTTCGAGCCGGACACCGTCCTCGTTCCCTGCGGCGGCGGCGGCCTGACGGCGGGCGTGTCGCTGGCGGTGAAGAGCCTGTCGCCGTCGACGTCCGTGATCACCGTGGAGCCGGAAGGGTTCGACGACCACGCCCGCTCGTTCCGGTCGGGCCATCGCGAACGCAACCCGGAGAAATCCGGCTCGATCTGCGATTCGCTGCTCGCCAACCAGCCCGGCGCGCTGACCTTCGAGGTCAACCGGTCACGCGTTGCCGGCGGTCTCGCGGTCAGCGACGAGGAGGCGCTGGCGGCGGTGGCCTTCGCCTGGCGCGAACTGAAGCTGGTGGTGGAACCGGGCGGCGCGGTGGCGCTCGCCGCCGTCCTGTCGGGCAAGGTCGAGACGAAGGGCAGGACGATCGCAGTCGTGCTGTCCGGCGGCAACGCCGATCCGACCGTGTTCGCCCGCGCCGTCGGCGTTTCGTGA
- a CDS encoding fumarylacetoacetate hydrolase family protein gives MKLVRFGPSGSEKPGIVAADGSIRDLSSVVDDISGAVLSPAGLDRLRAIDPTTLPAAPAGARLGSCVPMPYNFLAVGLNYADHAAESGMPIPKEPILFNKAPTSISGPDDDVVLLKDSAKSDWEVELAFVIGTEAFNVPAEKALDHIAGYCICNDVSERFWQIESTGQWVKGKSGPTYGPVGPWLVTGDEIADPQALAMTLDLNGNRMQTGSTETMIFGVVELIAYISRFMKLVPGDIITTGTPPGVGMGMKPPVFLKAGDEMVLTVEGLGQQRQKVVAA, from the coding sequence ATGAAACTCGTCCGCTTCGGCCCCTCGGGCAGCGAAAAGCCCGGTATCGTCGCCGCCGACGGCTCGATCCGCGACCTGTCTTCGGTGGTCGACGACATTTCCGGCGCCGTGCTGTCGCCCGCCGGGCTCGACCGCCTGCGCGCCATCGACCCGACGACGCTGCCCGCCGCGCCCGCCGGCGCGCGCCTCGGCTCCTGCGTGCCGATGCCTTACAACTTCCTGGCCGTCGGCCTGAACTACGCCGACCACGCCGCCGAATCCGGCATGCCGATCCCCAAGGAGCCGATCCTGTTCAACAAGGCGCCGACCTCGATCAGCGGCCCCGACGACGACGTCGTGCTGCTGAAGGACTCGGCCAAGTCGGACTGGGAGGTCGAGCTCGCCTTCGTCATCGGCACCGAGGCCTTCAACGTGCCCGCCGAGAAGGCCCTCGACCACATCGCCGGCTACTGCATCTGCAACGACGTCTCCGAGCGCTTCTGGCAGATCGAGAGCACCGGCCAGTGGGTCAAGGGCAAGAGCGGCCCGACCTACGGTCCGGTCGGCCCCTGGCTGGTGACCGGCGACGAGATCGCCGACCCGCAGGCACTGGCGATGACCCTCGACCTCAACGGCAATCGCATGCAGACCGGCTCGACCGAGACCATGATCTTCGGCGTCGTCGAGCTGATCGCCTACATCTCGCGCTTCATGAAGCTGGTGCCCGGCGACATCATCACCACCGGCACCCCGCCCGGCGTCGGCATGGGCATGAAGCCGCCGGTCTTCCTGAAGGCCGGCGACGAGATGGTCCTCACCGTCGAGGGCCTCGGCCAGCAGCGCCAGAAGGTTGTTGCCGCCTAA
- a CDS encoding TRAP transporter substrate-binding protein, protein MTKQTLTRRQALGAAGAATAGAAVTLSTPALSQGLVKWKMATSWPANLPGPGVSAARLAERIARLSGGRLTVDLFAAGELVPAFGVFDAVSQGAAEMGHTAAFFWQGKVPGAVFFTTVPFGLTPPEHVAWVEHGGGQALWDELYAPFGVKPFMAGNTGFQMGGWFKRPVKTLDDLAGLNIRAAGLGGEVFRRLKMNAVAIPPGEIFGALESGVVDAVEFLGPFSDVALGFDRVAPYYLWPSFNKPNGTGEALVSTKALGKLDPDLRAIVATACAAEASAGLAEADWMNGAAVRKLRKTDHVRFTRWSPVVIEAAKKAATAVVADLAAQSPQTAKIAESYASAVTQLGGWSELSTGPYLTGRVA, encoded by the coding sequence ATGACGAAACAGACCCTTACGCGCCGCCAGGCGCTCGGCGCGGCGGGGGCGGCCACCGCCGGCGCCGCCGTCACGCTTTCGACGCCCGCCCTCTCGCAGGGGCTGGTCAAATGGAAGATGGCGACCTCCTGGCCGGCGAACCTGCCGGGGCCGGGCGTCAGCGCGGCGCGCCTTGCCGAGCGGATCGCGCGCCTGAGCGGCGGGCGACTGACCGTCGACCTCTTCGCCGCGGGCGAGTTGGTGCCGGCCTTCGGCGTGTTCGACGCGGTGTCGCAGGGTGCCGCCGAGATGGGCCACACCGCCGCGTTCTTCTGGCAGGGCAAGGTGCCCGGCGCGGTGTTCTTCACCACCGTGCCGTTCGGCCTGACGCCGCCGGAGCACGTCGCCTGGGTCGAACACGGCGGCGGGCAGGCGCTGTGGGACGAGCTCTACGCGCCGTTCGGGGTGAAGCCGTTCATGGCCGGCAACACCGGGTTCCAGATGGGCGGCTGGTTCAAGCGGCCGGTGAAGACGCTCGACGATCTCGCCGGCCTCAACATCCGGGCGGCCGGCCTGGGAGGCGAGGTGTTCCGGCGGCTGAAGATGAACGCGGTGGCGATCCCGCCCGGGGAGATCTTCGGCGCGCTGGAATCGGGCGTCGTCGACGCGGTCGAGTTCCTCGGGCCGTTCTCCGATGTCGCGCTGGGCTTCGACCGGGTCGCGCCGTACTACCTGTGGCCGAGCTTCAACAAGCCGAACGGCACGGGCGAGGCGCTGGTCTCGACGAAAGCGCTCGGCAAGCTGGATCCGGACCTGCGCGCGATCGTCGCCACGGCCTGCGCGGCGGAGGCGTCGGCGGGGCTGGCGGAAGCCGACTGGATGAACGGCGCCGCGGTCCGGAAACTGCGCAAGACCGATCACGTCCGGTTCACGCGCTGGTCGCCCGTGGTGATCGAGGCGGCGAAGAAGGCGGCCACGGCCGTCGTGGCCGATCTGGCCGCGCAATCGCCGCAGACCGCGAAGATCGCCGAGTCCTATGCCTCGGCGGTGACGCAGCTCGGCGGATGGTCGGAACTGTCGACCGGGCCGTATCTGACGGGCCGGGTGGCGTAG
- a CDS encoding oleate hydratase: MKAHLVGSGIASLAAAAYLIKDGGCLANNITVYEAGPSLGGAMAMSGGPGTGYVLPTGRVFEREYRCAFELFSLVPSASDPQRSIEDEILEFNERHGYDDRLRIIDRDGAVVHSDRFGLSVRNRADMLKLALTPEQFLDGKSVSDFFTDDFFDTEFWILWTTLMNALPQHSAIEFRRFMYRFLHILPELSTMKTILRTRFNQYDAIIGPITDWLKKQGVTFLTGATVTDVEFKSSPAEITANWLEYRHDGKDLKVEIGEDDLVLVTNGSQVSDMAVGSMSRPPELALADDYWALWKRLALGRPAFGRPQTFFGAAHVPDTKWFTYTVTTRDATFFELMTALTGSEPGRGGLLTFKDSNWLITVAIFHQPEFLNQPADVMAWWGYALYPDRVGDFVEKPMTACNGAEILEETLRHAGFGDHVETIVGTSTCIPCLLPYAGSVWMARARGDRPDVVPEGSTNFGFIGQFCEIPDEAAFTMEYAVRSARLAVATLLRLDDRPPPIYQAHHDPAVLERVIGVLS, translated from the coding sequence ATGAAGGCGCACCTTGTCGGCAGCGGCATCGCCTCGCTCGCCGCGGCCGCCTATCTCATCAAGGACGGCGGCTGCCTCGCCAACAACATCACCGTCTACGAAGCCGGCCCGTCGCTGGGCGGCGCCATGGCGATGTCCGGCGGGCCGGGCACGGGCTACGTGCTGCCGACCGGCCGCGTCTTCGAACGGGAATACCGCTGCGCCTTCGAGCTGTTCTCCCTGGTCCCCTCCGCCAGCGACCCGCAGCGGTCCATCGAGGACGAGATCCTGGAGTTCAACGAACGCCACGGGTACGACGACCGCCTGCGCATCATCGACCGCGACGGGGCCGTCGTTCATTCCGACCGATTCGGCCTCAGCGTCCGCAACCGGGCCGATATGCTCAAGCTCGCACTGACGCCCGAGCAGTTCCTGGACGGCAAGTCGGTCTCGGATTTCTTCACCGACGACTTCTTCGACACCGAGTTCTGGATCCTCTGGACGACCCTGATGAACGCGCTGCCGCAGCACAGCGCGATCGAGTTCAGGCGGTTCATGTACCGCTTCCTGCACATCCTGCCGGAACTGTCGACGATGAAGACCATCCTGCGGACGCGGTTCAACCAGTACGACGCGATCATCGGTCCCATCACCGACTGGCTGAAGAAACAGGGCGTGACCTTTCTCACCGGCGCGACGGTGACGGACGTCGAGTTCAAGTCGTCGCCGGCCGAGATCACCGCCAACTGGCTGGAATACCGCCACGACGGCAAGGATCTGAAGGTCGAGATCGGCGAGGACGACCTGGTCCTGGTGACCAACGGATCGCAGGTCTCCGACATGGCCGTCGGCTCCATGTCGCGACCGCCCGAACTGGCGCTCGCCGACGACTACTGGGCGCTGTGGAAACGGCTGGCGCTCGGCCGCCCGGCGTTCGGCCGGCCGCAGACCTTCTTCGGCGCGGCGCACGTGCCCGACACCAAGTGGTTCACCTACACGGTCACCACCAGGGATGCGACGTTCTTCGAGCTGATGACGGCGCTGACCGGCAGCGAGCCCGGGCGCGGCGGCCTGCTGACGTTCAAGGACTCCAACTGGCTGATCACGGTGGCGATCTTCCACCAGCCCGAATTCCTGAACCAGCCCGCCGACGTCATGGCCTGGTGGGGCTACGCGCTCTACCCGGACAGGGTGGGAGATTTCGTCGAGAAGCCGATGACGGCCTGCAACGGCGCCGAGATCCTCGAGGAGACGCTGCGCCACGCCGGCTTCGGCGATCACGTCGAGACGATCGTCGGTACCTCGACCTGCATTCCCTGCCTCCTGCCCTATGCCGGCAGCGTCTGGATGGCGCGCGCGCGTGGCGACCGGCCGGACGTCGTTCCCGAAGGATCGACGAATTTCGGCTTCATCGGGCAGTTCTGCGAGATCCCCGACGAGGCCGCCTTCACCATGGAATACGCGGTGCGCTCCGCCAGGCTCGCGGTCGCGACCCTGCTGCGTCTCGATGACAGGCCGCCGCCGATCTACCAGGCCCATCACGACCCGGCCGTGCTCGAACGGGTGATCGGCGTTCTGTCCTGA
- a CDS encoding glycosyltransferase family 4 protein has protein sequence MKRLVLATDAWHPQVNGVVRVLDRLRRETPAFGLEIEVVSPEGFPTLPLPTYSEIKLALCAPGEVGRRIAAADADYVHIPTEGPIGIAARRWCRREGIGFTTSFHTRFPEYLARRLPVSPDLAYAWLRRFHNAGLATLVSTPRLADELKGRGFTKTAIWPRAIDTDVFCPGEPARLGFPGPIFLYVGRLAVEKTIDKFLELDLPGTKVVVGDGPQRAELERRYPDAKFLGVHLGEDLVKLYRAADVFVFPSRTDTLGLVSIEAMGCGVPVAAFPVLGPIDVIGESGAGVLDEDLRAAALAALDIPREACRARALQFNWKTSAAAFVDRIEAANGSLAEAC, from the coding sequence ATGAAACGTCTCGTTCTCGCCACCGATGCCTGGCATCCGCAGGTCAACGGCGTGGTCCGGGTGCTCGACCGGCTGCGCCGGGAGACGCCGGCCTTCGGGCTGGAGATCGAGGTCGTTTCGCCGGAGGGCTTCCCGACCTTGCCGCTGCCGACCTACAGCGAGATCAAGCTGGCGCTGTGCGCGCCCGGCGAGGTCGGCCGCCGGATCGCGGCGGCGGATGCCGACTACGTCCATATTCCCACCGAAGGGCCGATCGGCATTGCGGCGCGGCGCTGGTGCCGGCGTGAGGGTATCGGCTTCACGACGAGTTTCCACACCCGGTTTCCCGAATATCTGGCCCGGCGCCTGCCGGTGTCGCCCGATCTCGCCTATGCGTGGCTACGCCGCTTCCACAATGCCGGCCTGGCGACGCTGGTCTCCACGCCGCGACTGGCCGACGAGCTCAAGGGGCGCGGCTTCACCAAGACGGCGATCTGGCCGCGCGCCATCGATACCGACGTCTTCTGCCCCGGCGAGCCGGCGCGGCTCGGTTTCCCCGGACCGATCTTCCTGTATGTCGGCCGTCTCGCGGTGGAAAAGACCATCGACAAATTCCTCGAGCTCGATCTTCCGGGCACCAAGGTGGTCGTCGGCGACGGGCCGCAGCGCGCCGAGCTGGAGCGACGCTATCCGGACGCGAAGTTTCTCGGCGTGCATCTCGGCGAGGATCTGGTGAAGCTCTACCGGGCCGCCGACGTGTTCGTGTTCCCGAGCCGGACCGACACGCTCGGCCTCGTCTCCATCGAGGCGATGGGGTGCGGCGTGCCGGTCGCCGCCTTCCCGGTTCTGGGGCCGATCGACGTGATCGGCGAGTCCGGGGCGGGTGTCCTGGACGAGGATCTCAGGGCCGCCGCCCTTGCCGCGCTCGATATCCCGCGCGAGGCGTGCCGGGCGCGCGCGCTCCAGTTCAACTGGAAAACGAGCGCGGCGGCCTTCGTCGACCGGATCGAGGCCGCCAACGGGTCGCTGGCCGAGGCGTGCTGA
- the thiE gene encoding thiamine phosphate synthase: RDLAGLAAAAASGGTTLIQLRDKTGSTRDFVAEARAIHAALRGSGVPLLINDRVDVALAAEAEGVHLGQDDMDARDARRQLGPNAIIGLTIKNAAHVDAAPMGAIDYVAIGGVFETESKDNPDPPVGIDGLKALVARVRARKADMPVCAIAGITEERIPPVIAAGADGVAIISAIFMADDPDAAARALRATVDTAISARQTT; encoded by the coding sequence CGCGATCTCGCCGGCCTGGCCGCCGCCGCGGCCAGCGGCGGCACGACGCTGATCCAGCTCCGCGACAAGACCGGATCGACACGGGATTTCGTGGCGGAGGCGCGGGCGATCCATGCCGCCCTGCGCGGCTCCGGCGTGCCGCTTTTGATCAACGACCGGGTCGACGTGGCGCTGGCGGCCGAAGCCGAGGGCGTGCATCTGGGCCAGGACGACATGGACGCGCGCGACGCCCGCCGCCAGCTCGGCCCCAACGCGATCATCGGGCTCACGATCAAGAACGCGGCGCATGTCGATGCCGCGCCGATGGGGGCGATCGACTACGTCGCCATCGGCGGCGTGTTCGAGACCGAGAGCAAGGACAATCCCGATCCGCCGGTCGGCATCGACGGGCTCAAGGCGCTCGTGGCGCGCGTGCGCGCCCGCAAGGCCGACATGCCGGTGTGCGCCATCGCCGGCATCACCGAAGAGCGCATTCCCCCGGTGATCGCGGCCGGGGCAGACGGCGTGGCGATCATCTCGGCGATCTTCATGGCCGACGATCCGGACGCGGCCGCGCGCGCCCTGCGCGCCACGGTCGATACGGCGATTTCAGCGAGGCAAACGACATGA
- a CDS encoding manganese efflux pump MntP family protein, which produces MSPISIGILAIGMSIDAFVASLGQGAAPGAAWGVRSGWARVLRTSAIFGAVEAVAPLIGWVLGVAAHRHISAIDHWVAFGLLAGVGGRMIVHALARPAAASDAASDAGPGAGPSGLPERTGWTVFATAVGTSIDAMAVGVSLAFLEVQIVVVVIAVGLTTMAMTAIGTYAGSFLGQRVGKAAEVVGGIALIAIGGVILADHLAA; this is translated from the coding sequence ATGTCCCCGATCTCCATCGGCATACTCGCCATCGGGATGTCCATCGACGCCTTCGTCGCGAGCCTCGGGCAGGGGGCGGCGCCAGGCGCGGCGTGGGGCGTCCGGTCCGGGTGGGCGCGCGTTCTGCGCACCAGCGCGATCTTCGGAGCCGTGGAAGCGGTCGCGCCGTTGATCGGCTGGGTCCTCGGCGTGGCCGCCCACCGGCATATCAGCGCGATCGATCACTGGGTCGCGTTCGGCCTGCTGGCCGGCGTGGGCGGGCGGATGATAGTCCACGCCCTCGCGCGGCCGGCCGCCGCGTCAGACGCCGCGTCAGACGCTGGGCCAGGCGCCGGGCCATCCGGCCTGCCGGAGCGGACCGGATGGACCGTGTTCGCGACCGCCGTGGGCACCTCCATCGATGCGATGGCGGTGGGGGTGTCGCTGGCCTTTCTGGAGGTGCAGATCGTCGTCGTGGTGATCGCCGTCGGCCTTACGACGATGGCGATGACCGCCATCGGGACCTATGCGGGCAGCTTCCTCGGCCAGCGCGTCGGCAAAGCCGCCGAGGTCGTCGGCGGCATCGCCCTGATCGCTATCGGCGGGGTGATCCTGGCAGATCACCTCGCGGCCTGA
- a CDS encoding MFS transporter has product MAARGVVVMDRKRFTWSLSLYYTTLFLILGLQLPYLPLWIESRGLSATQISVILAIPMAVRLGATPAMTYLADRLPARRTAIALFSLATAVVYFGYHLANTFWSIALVTALVSIFLNPLTPITEATAMRGARFYAVDYGRIRLWGSLSFIAANIVGGAIVARAGGPGALVAINVAAVLTAIAALALPSRDHSSEPPGERVRATRPPISELYGLLRQPAFAGVLVGSGLIQASHAFYYAFGSISWVAEGIPASTVGLLWAVGVLVEVGLFAASGRVLAVLGVRGLFALGVGAALVRWTLMAWVWPIAAYFPIQMLHALTFGATHLATMNYLTETAPERHSSGAQGLYFTVYGLMTGLVTLIAGPLYRSYGVGGYAAMAIMAAFGGIVLVLSLRRR; this is encoded by the coding sequence ATGGCTGCCCGCGGTGTCGTTGTCATGGACCGGAAGCGCTTCACCTGGAGCTTGTCGCTCTACTACACGACCCTGTTTCTGATACTCGGCCTACAACTGCCCTATTTGCCGCTGTGGATCGAATCACGCGGCCTTTCAGCCACGCAGATTAGCGTGATTCTCGCGATTCCCATGGCCGTTCGTCTCGGCGCGACGCCGGCGATGACATATCTCGCCGATCGGCTGCCGGCGCGGCGGACCGCAATCGCGCTGTTCTCGCTTGCCACCGCCGTCGTCTATTTCGGCTATCACCTCGCCAACACGTTCTGGTCCATCGCGCTGGTGACGGCGCTGGTCTCGATCTTCCTCAACCCGCTGACGCCGATTACCGAGGCGACCGCCATGCGCGGCGCCCGGTTCTACGCGGTCGACTACGGTCGGATCAGACTGTGGGGCTCGCTGTCCTTCATCGCCGCCAATATCGTCGGCGGCGCCATCGTCGCGCGCGCCGGCGGGCCGGGGGCGCTCGTCGCGATCAATGTCGCCGCCGTGCTGACCGCGATCGCCGCTCTGGCGTTGCCGTCCAGGGATCATTCCTCGGAACCACCTGGGGAACGCGTCCGCGCGACGCGGCCCCCGATCTCGGAGCTCTACGGATTGCTGCGCCAGCCCGCCTTCGCCGGGGTTCTGGTCGGATCCGGTCTGATCCAGGCGAGCCACGCCTTCTACTACGCGTTCGGCTCGATAAGCTGGGTCGCGGAGGGCATTCCGGCGTCCACCGTCGGCCTGTTATGGGCGGTCGGTGTCCTGGTCGAGGTCGGCCTCTTCGCCGCGTCGGGGCGCGTGCTCGCGGTGCTCGGCGTGCGCGGCCTGTTCGCGCTCGGGGTCGGCGCGGCGCTGGTGCGCTGGACGCTGATGGCCTGGGTCTGGCCGATCGCCGCCTATTTCCCGATCCAGATGCTGCACGCGCTGACCTTCGGGGCAACGCATCTGGCCACGATGAACTATCTGACCGAGACCGCGCCCGAGCGCCATTCGAGCGGCGCGCAGGGGCTGTATTTCACCGTCTACGGCCTGATGACCGGGCTGGTGACGCTGATCGCCGGTCCGCTCTACCGTAGCTACGGCGTGGGCGGCTACGCGGCGATGGCCATCATGGCCGCGTTTGGCGGGATCGTCCTGGTCCTGTCGCTGAGGCGGCGGTGA
- a CDS encoding SDR family oxidoreductase, with protein MDLGIAGKRAIVCASSRGLGRACAEALAEAGCEVVINGVDRDRLERVAGEIAQATGAKVVPVAGDVSLPETQAALLAACADPDILVNNNGGPPLKDFRELDREAMLKGTVMNMVTPIELIQKVIDPMAERGFGRIVNITSSSVLAPIPGLDLSSGARAGLTAFVSGVARKVADRGVTINNLLPGMFDTDRLRATHGPRATAAGKTVDEIAAQRMATIPAGRFGDPAEFGQTCAFLCSVHAGYMTGRNILLDGGFFDGTW; from the coding sequence ATGGATCTGGGTATTGCGGGTAAGCGCGCCATCGTCTGTGCCTCGAGCCGGGGTCTCGGACGCGCCTGCGCCGAGGCGCTGGCGGAAGCGGGATGCGAGGTCGTCATAAACGGTGTCGATCGCGACCGTCTCGAGCGCGTCGCCGGCGAGATCGCGCAAGCCACCGGCGCCAAGGTGGTCCCGGTGGCCGGCGACGTCAGCCTGCCCGAAACCCAGGCGGCCCTGCTCGCCGCCTGCGCGGATCCCGACATCCTGGTCAACAACAATGGCGGCCCGCCCCTGAAGGATTTCCGCGAGCTCGACCGCGAGGCGATGCTGAAGGGCACGGTCATGAACATGGTCACGCCGATCGAGCTGATTCAGAAGGTGATCGATCCGATGGCCGAGCGCGGCTTCGGGCGCATCGTCAACATCACCTCGTCCTCGGTGCTGGCCCCGATTCCCGGCCTCGATCTGTCGAGCGGCGCCCGCGCCGGCCTCACCGCCTTCGTCTCCGGCGTCGCGCGCAAGGTCGCCGACCGCGGCGTCACCATCAACAACCTGCTGCCGGGCATGTTCGACACCGACCGCCTGCGCGCCACCCACGGCCCGCGCGCCACCGCGGCGGGCAAGACGGTCGACGAGATCGCCGCCCAGCGCATGGCGACGATTCCCGCCGGCCGCTTCGGCGATCCCGCCGAGTTCGGGCAGACCTGCGCGTTCCTGTGCTCGGTCCACGCCGGCTACATGACCGGCCGCAACATCCTGCTCGACGGCGGCTTTTTCGACGGAACGTGGTAA
- a CDS encoding UDP-2,3-diacylglucosamine diphosphatase, whose amino-acid sequence MSRQLKARTYRSLFISDLHLGTKGFQAELFLDFLKHHDAETIYLVGDIIDFWRLKRTWYWPQQHNDVIQKLLRKGRKGTRLVYVPGNHDEFLREYIGTRFGGIEVMRRAIHTTANDEKLLVIHGDEFDVVVRYARWLAMLGDVGYAFALTCNTHFNYVRRKLGFPYWSLSAWLKLKVKNAVNFIGEFEQALAAEAASIDVHGVVCGHIHHPADRMMDGVRYLNCGDWVESCTALAEREDGTLEIIHWPVVLGTMTAAELGPEQAAA is encoded by the coding sequence GTGAGCCGGCAGCTCAAGGCCAGGACCTACCGGAGCCTATTCATCTCTGACCTGCACCTGGGAACCAAGGGTTTCCAAGCCGAACTGTTTCTCGATTTCCTCAAGCACCACGACGCCGAGACGATCTATCTGGTCGGCGATATCATCGATTTCTGGCGCCTGAAGCGCACCTGGTACTGGCCGCAGCAGCACAACGACGTCATTCAGAAGCTGCTGCGCAAGGGCCGCAAGGGCACCCGGCTTGTCTATGTGCCCGGCAACCACGACGAATTCCTGCGCGAATATATCGGCACCCGTTTCGGCGGCATCGAGGTGATGCGCCGGGCCATCCACACGACCGCCAACGACGAGAAGCTGCTGGTCATCCATGGCGACGAATTCGACGTGGTGGTCCGCTATGCCCGCTGGCTGGCGATGCTCGGCGATGTCGGCTACGCCTTCGCGCTGACCTGCAACACCCATTTCAATTACGTGCGCCGGAAACTCGGCTTCCCGTACTGGTCGCTGTCGGCCTGGCTGAAGCTGAAGGTGAAGAACGCCGTCAACTTCATCGGCGAATTCGAGCAGGCGCTGGCGGCGGAAGCCGCGAGCATCGACGTTCACGGCGTCGTCTGCGGCCACATACATCATCCCGCCGACCGCATGATGGACGGCGTGCGCTACCTCAACTGCGGCGACTGGGTGGAGAGCTGCACGGCGCTCGCCGAGCGCGAGGACGGCACCCTGGAGATCATCCACTGGCCGGTCGTTCTCGGCACCATGACAGCCGCCGAGCTCGGCCCCGAGCAGGCGGCGGCCTGA